A stretch of the Sphingobacteriales bacterium genome encodes the following:
- a CDS encoding tetratricopeptide repeat protein, which translates to MNKNKPKIKPVVPAKKNHLQIPQRKKIDIHLILAALLFFLLPVIYDEKAVDQVLVLRFLFLSGILLLYFLLAFFNRKEKILRIEILQLPVFLCWLLFLIVSVFSLVNAINPVEGLFDISRTALLFLLLLVLVNEISMNKGLESFVVFVSLANLVYLLTGYIQYFRFAFGHDDLQALYKVIGIWTHKNFFSSMLFLQFPVMLYGLIFQKKYRKALAVLIFFNLNLIFLLQTRSVWLSVLSFAFVMAFFMLVFRNKLKNGEEALKFRGNIRLAGIILVLSVLSAWGLTSISVHQKLDSRAAEKKISRSDDGVNQEKSIKNIDERAATMFDVREANTRHRIEMWKMSFRMIKKHPLLGIGAGNWKIAVADYLPEDYNKNYFNNIRRPHNDLLWIFSEKGIFALLAYVAFFVFLILFAFRIIKKESDFRKKIIAIIAISAIAGYFADSMLSFPYERMEHQVMLMFYCALIISIYLNCCPLFLKKDGWLMKNSKSVHLIALFILILTTWLGKTWLQDERNIKKAISGIMSGRWNLTEENAEKAVHPLAQLDARNVPSAWYCGKAWEMMGDQQKALEYLELAYKQNPNFILALIDLGSVYGKTGRTDDAVELFKKAIRIYPGSRDAWQNLGAAYYQNKQYEEALKCFEKLNELKYDPEVVKIIDMIKNTHLKK; encoded by the coding sequence ATGAACAAAAACAAACCTAAAATCAAACCTGTTGTCCCTGCCAAAAAAAATCATTTACAGATCCCGCAGAGAAAAAAGATAGATATTCACCTGATTTTAGCGGCATTGCTTTTTTTTCTCTTACCTGTTATTTATGATGAAAAAGCAGTTGATCAGGTTCTTGTGCTCAGATTTCTTTTCCTTTCCGGCATTTTGCTGTTGTATTTTTTATTAGCCTTTTTTAACAGGAAGGAAAAAATATTAAGGATTGAAATTCTTCAATTACCCGTATTTCTTTGCTGGTTATTGTTTCTGATCGTTTCTGTTTTTTCACTGGTCAATGCTATCAACCCTGTCGAAGGTTTATTTGATATATCGCGGACAGCCCTGTTATTTTTACTGTTGCTGGTTCTGGTGAATGAAATCAGCATGAATAAAGGTCTTGAGTCATTTGTGGTTTTTGTCTCCCTTGCGAACCTTGTTTATTTACTGACCGGTTACATACAGTATTTCCGTTTTGCATTCGGGCACGATGATTTACAGGCACTTTACAAGGTGATAGGCATCTGGACTCATAAAAACTTTTTTTCCAGCATGCTTTTTCTGCAATTTCCTGTAATGCTTTACGGCTTGATTTTTCAGAAAAAATACAGAAAGGCGTTGGCAGTTCTGATTTTTTTTAATCTGAACCTTATATTTTTATTGCAAACACGCTCAGTATGGCTTTCGGTGCTTTCTTTTGCGTTTGTGATGGCTTTTTTCATGCTGGTTTTCCGGAATAAACTGAAGAATGGAGAAGAAGCCTTAAAATTTAGGGGAAATATCAGGTTGGCAGGGATTATTCTCGTTTTATCTGTACTGTCAGCATGGGGACTGACCAGCATATCGGTGCATCAAAAGCTGGACAGCAGAGCCGCTGAAAAGAAAATCAGCCGGTCAGATGATGGTGTAAATCAGGAAAAATCAATTAAAAATATAGATGAACGTGCTGCCACTATGTTCGATGTCAGAGAAGCCAATACCCGCCATAGAATCGAAATGTGGAAGATGTCGTTCAGGATGATTAAAAAACATCCTCTGCTGGGTATAGGTGCTGGAAACTGGAAAATAGCTGTAGCGGATTATTTGCCGGAGGATTATAACAAGAATTATTTCAACAATATCAGGCGTCCCCATAATGATCTACTCTGGATTTTCAGTGAAAAAGGGATTTTTGCCCTATTAGCCTATGTTGCTTTTTTTGTCTTCCTGATTTTATTTGCTTTCCGCATAATTAAAAAGGAGAGCGATTTCAGAAAAAAAATCATAGCAATAATCGCTATTAGTGCCATTGCAGGTTATTTTGCCGATTCAATGCTGTCGTTCCCCTATGAAAGGATGGAGCATCAGGTGATGCTGATGTTTTATTGTGCTTTGATTATCAGTATTTATCTGAATTGTTGTCCATTGTTTTTAAAAAAAGATGGATGGCTGATGAAAAACAGTAAATCTGTTCATCTGATCGCACTGTTCATTTTAATTTTAACTACATGGCTTGGAAAAACATGGTTGCAGGACGAGAGAAACATCAAAAAAGCAATTTCAGGAATCATGTCGGGCAGGTGGAATCTGACTGAGGAAAATGCAGAAAAGGCTGTACATCCACTGGCACAATTGGATGCCCGAAATGTTCCTTCAGCTTGGTATTGCGGAAAAGCATGGGAAATGATGGGCGACCAACAGAAAGCACTGGAATATCTGGAACTGGCCTATAAGCAGAATCCCAATTTCATCCTTGCACTGATTGATCTTGGGAGTGTTTATGGAAAAACGGGCAGGACAGACGATGCTGTTGAATTGTTTAAAAAAGCAATCAGGATTTATCCGGGCTCCAGAGATGCTTGGCAAAACCTTGGTGCTGCCTATTATCAGAATAAGCAATATGAGGAAGCTTTGAAATGTTTTGAAAAGCTTAATGAGCTTAAATACGATCCGGAAGTCGTTAAAATTATCGATATGATTAAAAATACTCATTTAAAAAAATAA
- a CDS encoding glycosyltransferase, with product MSGKERHSVALIAANYNNGTFLNEFIDSILSSSVLPAQVIIVDDGSTDNSQEILSQYIDKKPFEIVLFKENTGFANALNTAIGRVTSAFTLRADPDDLLHPLKIEKQLDFLLQNPDIAGVGCNVEYFHSESRKMLHTSNFPLSPGEIRKAYQKGEHGLQHPAVMIRSEVLKQFCYHQSSVPAEDYELFASMVKSGYKFQNLKEALYKMRIHPASSSSKISFSTIRKTYSLRNEIFGRKASLSRQLMYYLYIRNYRNYMLSLNPLRKYICLITAIFFYPSKLMKRFKR from the coding sequence ATGTCAGGCAAAGAGAGGCATAGTGTTGCACTTATTGCTGCCAATTACAACAACGGCACTTTTCTCAATGAGTTCATTGACAGTATCTTATCTTCCTCTGTTCTTCCCGCTCAGGTCATTATCGTTGATGATGGCTCTACCGACAACAGCCAGGAAATTTTAAGCCAATACATTGATAAAAAACCATTTGAGATTGTTTTGTTTAAAGAAAACACAGGTTTTGCCAATGCTTTGAATACCGCCATCGGAAGAGTTACCTCAGCTTTTACCCTTCGTGCCGATCCTGACGACCTGCTTCATCCACTTAAAATTGAAAAGCAGCTTGATTTTTTACTGCAAAATCCCGATATTGCCGGTGTAGGCTGTAATGTCGAATATTTCCATTCCGAAAGCCGGAAGATGCTTCATACATCCAACTTCCCACTTTCTCCTGGTGAAATCAGAAAAGCCTATCAAAAAGGAGAGCATGGCCTGCAACATCCGGCCGTCATGATAAGAAGCGAAGTTTTAAAACAATTCTGCTATCATCAAAGTTCTGTCCCTGCTGAGGATTACGAGCTTTTTGCTTCAATGGTTAAAAGTGGATACAAATTTCAAAACCTGAAGGAAGCACTTTACAAAATGAGAATACATCCTGCAAGTTCTTCCAGCAAGATTAGTTTTTCCACTATCAGAAAAACATATTCCCTCAGAAATGAAATTTTTGGCAGAAAAGCCTCTTTGTCAAGACAACTGATGTATTACCTCTATATCAGAAACTACCGGAATTATATGCTTTCCTTAAACCCTTTGAGAAAATATATTTGTCTTATAACTGCCATTTTTTTCTATCCCTCAAAACTGATGAAAAGATTTAAAAGATGA
- a CDS encoding glycosyltransferase, giving the protein MYIFASDKLSSKVDENPKLSVLMTVFNGSEFLKTAIESVIRQSFKSFEFIIINDGSTDESGLIIKAFQDKRIKSFHFEEKKGVSYRRQQLLDMAQGEFLNFIDADDYFHPQKFEKQIAFLEQNPDFVLVGSSVVFVNEKDNKTSSLRLQANEDKILPILIFRNYFVNSAVMFRKSALRDLQIPDNFDFVEDYYLWWKLLQRGKGKNLNEQLTFYRLHRNSMTHHLADKRFEADKHIYSVILHDLGISPTDNDLRSHYFISKGQKINSFRQIAELSEWMNKLKTHIRISGINHYKITLLNRWLKICRKSLYRPDILVYSLFLLMFRHKFFLN; this is encoded by the coding sequence GTGTATATTTTTGCTTCAGATAAATTAAGTTCAAAAGTGGACGAAAATCCAAAACTAAGTGTCTTAATGACTGTTTTCAACGGGTCAGAATTTTTAAAAACTGCCATTGAATCTGTTATTCGACAATCTTTCAAAAGCTTTGAATTTATTATCATTAATGACGGCTCAACTGACGAAAGTGGTTTAATAATAAAGGCTTTTCAGGATAAAAGAATTAAATCGTTCCACTTTGAAGAAAAAAAGGGTGTTTCGTACAGGAGGCAGCAACTCCTCGACATGGCTCAGGGTGAATTTCTTAACTTTATCGATGCTGACGATTATTTTCATCCGCAGAAATTTGAAAAACAAATTGCTTTCCTCGAACAAAATCCTGATTTTGTTTTAGTTGGCAGTTCAGTCGTTTTCGTCAATGAAAAAGATAATAAAACTTCCTCTTTACGACTACAGGCCAATGAAGATAAAATACTACCCATCCTCATCTTCAGAAATTACTTTGTCAATTCAGCAGTCATGTTTCGCAAATCAGCCCTGAGAGACCTGCAAATTCCTGATAATTTTGATTTTGTAGAGGATTATTACCTTTGGTGGAAGCTATTGCAAAGAGGAAAAGGCAAAAACCTGAATGAGCAGCTGACTTTTTACCGCCTTCACCGTAATAGCATGACCCATCATCTGGCAGACAAACGCTTTGAAGCCGATAAACACATTTACTCAGTAATTCTCCATGATCTAGGCATTTCTCCTACAGACAATGATCTACGAAGTCACTATTTTATCAGCAAAGGACAAAAAATCAACTCATTCCGTCAGATTGCCGAATTGTCTGAATGGATGAATAAATTAAAAACACATATCAGAATTTCAGGAATCAATCATTATAAAATCACCCTGCTTAACAGGTGGTTAAAAATATGCCGGAAATCACTGTATCGTCCTGATATTCTTGTGTATTCCTTATTTTTGCTTATGTTCAGGCACAAATTTTTTCTAAACTGA
- a CDS encoding PqqD family protein, translating into MVKKYTINKPHIVFDIIENEVIVINLKNGNYYNLDKLGAWFWESIEKQISPDFLTDKIASGFNIPEEEVRTDMGIFLSTLLSEKLISEVTEEQYVNSENGSMPTDFEIPGHITGYECPVLRKYSDMQNALMLDPIHEFDERGWPEMNDDLYFREHEDELAN; encoded by the coding sequence ATGGTAAAAAAATACACAATCAACAAACCCCATATAGTTTTTGATATTATTGAAAATGAGGTGATTGTAATTAACCTGAAAAATGGTAACTACTATAACCTCGACAAACTGGGTGCCTGGTTCTGGGAATCAATCGAAAAACAAATCTCTCCTGATTTTTTAACTGATAAAATTGCTTCAGGATTTAATATTCCGGAGGAAGAAGTCAGGACGGATATGGGTATTTTTCTTTCGACATTGCTAAGCGAAAAACTTATTTCAGAAGTAACTGAAGAACAGTATGTTAATTCAGAAAACGGGAGTATGCCCACAGATTTTGAAATTCCCGGTCATATTACTGGTTACGAGTGTCCGGTGTTGCGGAAATATTCAGACATGCAAAATGCCCTGATGCTTGACCCTATTCATGAATTTGATGAAAGGGGATGGCCGGAAATGAATGATGATCTGTATTTCAGGGAACATGAGGATGAATTAGCCAACTGA
- a CDS encoding glycosyltransferase family 1 protein — MKICIAGTRGIPDNYGGFERFASLISASLVTKGFEMYVYCPHYQNYKEKKWREVRLIYKYCPRFLGHSFSQFVYDLLCILDSRKRNFDVIYHLGYTSSAVFMKFHNKKAVIMTNMDGMEWQRAKYNRLTKKFLLFSEKLAVRRSNYVVADSEVIKGYLDKKYKINSLYLTYPVGKVEIDNSCLPLFLQPEKYFLLISRPEPENNLDLIISSFLFSKTSYPLVVVGNFSNRYGKFLQKKFHDQRIIFAGAIYDHNILNALRQFSLLYFHGHSAGGTNPSLLEAMAAGSLIVAHDNAFNREILGNNAFYFSSADDIINLLNSFKSKSDYNIWINANLEKIHREHSLNLMGRKYAEFFNSVTRYSGKR; from the coding sequence ATGAAGATTTGCATTGCCGGAACACGAGGCATTCCCGATAACTATGGCGGATTTGAACGCTTTGCCAGCCTGATTTCGGCATCTTTGGTGACAAAAGGTTTTGAGATGTATGTTTATTGCCCTCATTATCAAAACTATAAAGAAAAGAAATGGAGAGAGGTCAGGCTAATTTATAAATATTGTCCGCGATTTTTGGGTCATTCTTTTTCTCAATTTGTCTATGACCTGCTTTGCATTCTCGATTCCCGCAAACGCAATTTCGATGTCATTTATCACCTTGGATACACCAGCAGCGCTGTTTTTATGAAATTTCACAACAAAAAAGCCGTTATCATGACCAACATGGACGGAATGGAATGGCAGCGGGCAAAATATAACCGGCTGACAAAAAAGTTTTTATTATTCTCTGAAAAACTGGCCGTCAGACGAAGTAATTATGTGGTGGCAGATTCCGAAGTCATCAAGGGATATCTCGATAAAAAATACAAAATCAATTCCTTATACCTCACCTACCCTGTCGGGAAAGTTGAAATTGACAACTCATGCCTTCCTCTGTTCCTTCAACCTGAAAAATATTTTCTCCTCATCAGCCGTCCTGAACCTGAAAATAATCTCGATTTGATTATTTCTTCCTTCTTATTTTCCAAAACCTCTTATCCCCTTGTGGTGGTGGGCAATTTCAGCAACCGGTATGGAAAATTCCTTCAGAAAAAATTTCATGACCAGCGTATTATTTTTGCAGGGGCTATCTATGACCATAACATTCTCAATGCTTTGCGTCAATTTTCACTACTATATTTCCACGGACATTCAGCTGGCGGTACCAATCCATCCCTTCTCGAAGCCATGGCTGCCGGCTCACTGATAGTTGCCCATGATAATGCTTTCAACCGCGAAATCCTGGGTAACAATGCCTTTTATTTCTCATCTGCTGACGACATTATCAACCTTTTGAATTCCTTTAAATCCAAATCAGATTACAACATCTGGATTAATGCCAATCTTGAAAAAATCCACCGTGAACACAGCCTGAATCTGATGGGCAGGAAATATGCAGAATTTTTTAATTCGGTAACACGCTATTCCGGTAAACGCTGA